In Aegilops tauschii subsp. strangulata cultivar AL8/78 chromosome 3, Aet v6.0, whole genome shotgun sequence, one genomic interval encodes:
- the LOC109736807 gene encoding purple acid phosphatase 2, with translation MGLANRIGAVALAVACAVLLLAVACRAGQTSEYRRLLGQAIDMPLDADVFRAPPGHNAPQQVHITQGNHDSTAMIISWVTTVEPGSSTVLYGTSEDNLNCSEKGKHSQYTFYKYTSGYIHHCTIKKLKFDTKYYYAVGTEETLRKFWFRTPPKSGPDVPYTFGLIGDLGQSFDSNVTLAHYESNSKAQAVLFVGDLTYADNYPYHDNTRWDTWARFVERNLAYQPWIWTAGNHEIDFAPELGETKPFKPYSSRYHTPYKSSGSTAPYWYSIKRASAYIIVLASYSAYGKYTPQYKWLESEFPKVNRSETPWLIVLMHAPWYNSYNYHYMEGESMRVMYEPWFVKYKVDLVFAGHVHAYERTHRISNVAYNIVNGLCSPIQDQSAPVYITIGDGGNQEGLATNMSEPQPSYSAFREASFGHAILDIKNRTHAYYAWHRNQDGAAVAADALWFTNRYWMPTDDSFDDV, from the exons ATGGGGCTGGCCAACCGGATCGGCGCGGTGGCCCTGGCCGTGGCCTGCGCCGTCCTGCTGCTGGCCGTCGCGTGCCGGGCCGGCCAGACCAGCGAGTACCGGCGGCTGCTCGGCCAGGCCATCGACATGCCGCTCGACGCCGACGTCTTCCGCGCTCCGCCCGGCCACAATGCGCCGCAGCAG GTTCATATCACACAAGGCAACCATGACAGCACAGCCATGATAATCTCATGGGTGACAACAGTTGAACCTGGATCAAGCACAGTACTTTACGGGACTTCAGAAGATAATCTCAACTGTTCTGAAAAGGGAAAGCATTCGCAGTATACATTCTACAAATATACCTCGGGATACATTCATCATTGTAcaatcaagaagctgaag TTTGACACAAAGTATTACTACGCCGTTGGAACTGAAGAGACGCTGAGGAAGTTTTGGTTCAGGACCCCTCCGAAAAGTGGACCAGATGTTCCATATACATTTGGTCTGATAG GTGATCTCGGTCAGAGTTTCGACTCAAATGTCACACTCGCTCATTACGAGTCCAATTCAAAAGCCCAGGCGGTGCTTTTCGTCGGGGACCTGACATATGCAGATAATTACCCATATCATGATAATACAAGGTGGGATACGTGGGCAAGATTTGTAGAACGGAATCTTGCATACCAGCCTTGGATCTGGACAGCTGGAAACCATGAGATAGATTTCGCTCCTGAACTT GGCGAAACGAAGCCATTCAAGCCATACAGCAGCAGGTATCACACACCATACAAGTCTTCCGGTAGCACGGCACCTTACTGGTATTCCATCAAAAGAGCCTCAGCCTATATCATTGTCTTGGCATCATACTCCGCATACG GAAAATACACCCCTCAGTACAAGTGGCTTGAATCCGAGTTCCCCAAGGTGAACAGGAGCGAGACGCCTTGGCTGATCGTTCTGATGCACGCCCCCTGGTACAACAGCTACAACTATCATTACATGGAAGGTGAAAGCATGAGAGTGATGTACGAGCCGTGGTTCGTGAAGTACAAAGTCGATCTCGTGTTTGCAGGGCATGTCCACGCCTACGAACGGACA CATAGGATATCAAATGTTGCATACAACATCGTAAATGGCTTGTGCTCCCCAATCCAAGACCAGTCCGCGCCGGTCTACATAACCATCGGCGATGGGGGGAATCAGGAAGGGCTGGCCACCAA CATGTCGGAGCCGCAGCCGAGCTACTCGGCCTTCAGGGAGGCGAGCTTCGGGCACGCCATCCTGGACATCAAGAACCGGACGCACGCCTACTACGCCTGGCACCGCAACCAGGACGGCGCCGCCGTGGCGGCAGACGCCCTCTGGTTCACCAACAGGTACTGGATGCCCACCGACGACTCCTTCGACGATGTCTGA